Proteins found in one Triticum urartu cultivar G1812 chromosome 4, Tu2.1, whole genome shotgun sequence genomic segment:
- the LOC125550741 gene encoding protein TRIGALACTOSYLDIACYLGLYCEROL 5, chloroplastic-like: MGAAKRNGGEKGLLWRLPEVTSRELGKIGPAFGLGIGCGAGAGVGFFGGAGLGYGFPGLTLGFGVGAGCGIGFGFGYGLGKGIARDEKKRHSNVGKIFQETPNLPKDTIAGLFDELVVNTKKLATATSKQIEKWH, from the exons ATGGGGGCGGCGAAGAGAAACGGGGGTGAGAAGGGGCTCCTCTGGAGGCTGCCGGAGGTCACCTCAAGGGAGCTCGGCAAGATCGGCCCCGCCTTCGGGCTCGGCATCGGCTGCGGCGCCGGCGCCGGAGTCGGCTTCTTCGGCG GTGCAGGATTAGGTTATGGATTTCCTGGACTCACTTTAGGCTTCGGAGTTGGAGCTGGCTGCGGTATAGGATTTGGTTTTGGTTATGGCTTGGGCAAAGGAATTGCTCGTGATGAAAAGAAAAGACATTCAAACGTTGGTAAAATATTCCAGGAAACTCCAAATCTGCCTAA GGACACCATTGCCGGTTTGTTTGACGAGTTGGTTGTAAACACCAAAAAGCTTGCCACCGCAACTTCAAAACAGATTGAAAAATGGCACTGA